From Coriobacteriia bacterium, the proteins below share one genomic window:
- a CDS encoding MFS transporter, translating to MALTCGGLFLDAMDVYLAGGVKSTLVETGFTTSAQAAAFLSAGFLGLFLGALIAGVTGDLLGRKKAFQYNLLLFGIATILGACAPNATFFVIMRFFSGLGLGSEIVTSFAMINEFAPVKRRGRWCGVASAIANCGSPLGMFLCLLFISLWSPLGDNSWRLVFGVIGVLAIVVCIARREMPESPRWAIQHGKLDLAEKIIAQCEAEMKARGLEPAMDVVEKAEVVQSDRHLARNLALAIVITTIVSLCQYTYTTFGPSILKEVGLATSTSLASTTVTMLGAPLGALFGALMVERVGRRVSITGAFLWVAVFAVAYLLALGTMSVQLVTVLGFLLTIGFYVLNATVIAVYVNELFSTRFRFRGAGIANGVAKSVNVVMPFAVTWVLATFAPTVIFGAMAVLAVIAAALMLAVGPETKAKRIG from the coding sequence ATGGCGCTGACATGCGGTGGTCTGTTCCTTGACGCCATGGACGTCTATCTGGCCGGCGGCGTCAAGTCGACGCTCGTGGAGACCGGCTTCACGACGAGTGCTCAGGCGGCGGCGTTCCTCTCGGCAGGCTTTCTCGGCCTGTTTCTGGGCGCCCTCATCGCCGGCGTGACGGGCGATCTGCTCGGGCGCAAGAAGGCATTCCAGTACAACCTGCTGCTGTTCGGCATTGCAACGATTCTGGGCGCCTGTGCTCCCAACGCGACGTTCTTCGTTATCATGCGCTTCTTCAGCGGCCTGGGTCTGGGCTCGGAGATCGTGACGAGCTTCGCGATGATCAACGAGTTCGCGCCGGTCAAGCGCCGCGGGCGCTGGTGTGGCGTGGCCTCGGCGATTGCTAACTGTGGCTCGCCGCTCGGGATGTTCCTCTGCCTGCTGTTCATCAGCCTGTGGTCGCCGCTGGGGGATAACTCCTGGCGCCTGGTGTTCGGCGTCATTGGCGTGCTTGCCATCGTCGTGTGCATCGCGCGCCGCGAGATGCCCGAGTCGCCGCGCTGGGCTATCCAGCACGGCAAACTCGACCTCGCCGAGAAGATCATCGCCCAGTGCGAGGCGGAGATGAAGGCCAGGGGCCTCGAGCCCGCGATGGACGTCGTTGAGAAGGCCGAGGTCGTCCAGTCCGACAGGCACCTTGCGCGCAACCTTGCGCTCGCCATCGTCATCACGACGATCGTGTCGCTGTGCCAGTACACGTACACGACGTTTGGCCCCTCCATCCTCAAGGAGGTCGGTCTGGCAACGTCGACGTCGCTGGCCTCGACGACGGTCACGATGCTCGGTGCCCCTCTCGGTGCTCTGTTCGGTGCGCTCATGGTCGAGCGCGTTGGGCGCCGCGTCAGCATCACGGGCGCCTTCCTGTGGGTTGCCGTGTTCGCCGTCGCATATCTCCTTGCCCTTGGCACGATGAGCGTGCAGCTCGTGACCGTGCTCGGCTTTTTGCTGACCATCGGCTTCTACGTGTTGAACGCCACGGTCATCGCCGTGTATGTCAACGAGCTGTTCTCGACGCGCTTCCGCTTCCGCGGGGCGGGCATCGCGAACGGCGTGGCGAAGTCCGTCAACGTGGTCATGCCGTTTGCGGTGACGTGGGTGCTGGCGACGTTTGCGCCGACGGTCATCTTTGGCGCGATGGCTGTCCTCGCCGTGATAGCCGCCGCGCTCATGCTGGCCGTCGGGCCGGAGACGAAGGCCAAGCGCATCGGGTAG
- a CDS encoding molybdopterin molybdotransferase MoeA, producing MSCEHAQNDAPTAVIGPDNAIAQVLPDMPSRQEVIAEIARRWHPSPAVETIPVDAALGRVLARDVTAAFDFPPAQTSGRDGIAVRFDDFANGIPDTSAWVRDRDYATADTGDDVPDAFDTVIQVEDLVFAGATGLKDGGTPGGHSFEDGFAISVAPEQRGQHVNAAGSAFRAGDVIVPTGVRLTPERLSAAVACGATQLDVLARPRVGIIPTGDELVPAGTTPGRGKTVNSNATLLAAYVRLLGGEPVVHDIVLDRHDLLAEAVDEALACCDIVLVNAGSSKGSEDCGPLVLAERAECVIHHSQRCAPGKPAMSALTPAGQVMCVIPGPPIACDSAMHWLVFSLVAQWFGLDAHERLAKAVVEQDMPAKPFEVWRRCTLERGEDGRLTAHLMPMGGAPVLGRADGVLRTPTVEDYHAGDEVDVLLLDDGFSL from the coding sequence ATGAGCTGCGAACACGCGCAGAACGACGCTCCGACTGCCGTCATCGGTCCCGACAACGCCATCGCTCAGGTCCTGCCCGACATGCCGTCGCGCCAGGAGGTCATCGCCGAGATTGCCCGTCGCTGGCATCCGAGCCCGGCAGTCGAGACCATTCCCGTCGACGCCGCACTTGGCCGCGTCCTGGCGCGCGACGTCACGGCCGCCTTCGACTTCCCTCCAGCCCAGACATCGGGACGCGACGGCATCGCCGTGCGCTTCGACGACTTCGCGAACGGCATCCCCGACACTTCCGCCTGGGTGCGCGACCGGGACTATGCCACGGCTGACACCGGCGACGACGTGCCTGACGCTTTCGACACGGTCATCCAGGTTGAGGACCTGGTCTTCGCCGGCGCCACCGGCCTCAAGGACGGCGGCACGCCTGGCGGCCACAGCTTCGAGGACGGCTTTGCGATCTCCGTGGCGCCCGAGCAGCGTGGCCAGCACGTCAACGCCGCAGGCTCGGCTTTCCGCGCCGGCGATGTCATCGTCCCCACGGGCGTGCGCCTGACGCCTGAGCGCCTGTCGGCCGCTGTCGCCTGCGGCGCTACCCAGCTCGACGTTCTCGCACGCCCGCGCGTCGGCATCATCCCGACGGGCGACGAGCTCGTGCCCGCTGGCACGACGCCCGGGCGCGGCAAGACCGTCAACTCGAACGCTACGCTGCTCGCGGCCTACGTGCGCCTGCTCGGCGGCGAGCCCGTCGTTCACGACATCGTGCTCGACCGCCATGACCTGCTTGCCGAGGCGGTGGACGAGGCCCTGGCCTGCTGCGACATCGTGCTCGTCAATGCCGGCTCCTCCAAGGGCAGCGAGGACTGCGGGCCGCTCGTGCTTGCCGAGCGTGCCGAGTGCGTCATCCACCACAGCCAGCGCTGCGCTCCTGGCAAGCCCGCGATGTCGGCCCTGACGCCGGCCGGCCAGGTCATGTGCGTTATCCCCGGGCCTCCCATCGCCTGCGACTCCGCGATGCACTGGCTCGTGTTCTCGCTCGTGGCCCAGTGGTTCGGCCTCGACGCCCACGAGCGCCTGGCGAAGGCCGTTGTCGAGCAGGACATGCCGGCCAAGCCGTTCGAGGTCTGGCGTCGCTGCACGCTCGAGCGCGGGGAGGACGGCCGTCTCACGGCGCACCTCATGCCGATGGGCGGGGCGCCGGTGCTCGGACGCGCTGACGGCGTTCTGCGCACGCCGACCGTTGAGGACTACCACGCCGGCGACGAGGTGGACGTCCTGCTGCTCGACGACGGCTTCTCTTTGTAG
- the serC gene encoding 3-phosphoserine/phosphohydroxythreonine transaminase: MRIVNFNAGPAALPESVLRTAASEMLDYHGCGMSVMEMSHRSAAFKDIIETAEADLRVLAGIPDTYRVLFMQGGGTGQFAAVPLNLMRHGVADYIVSGRWALKAQEEAAKYGEARIVATSKDTGYDRIPDCASLTLDTGADYVYLCQNETVNGTAFRELPDTGGTPLVADVSSCLLSEPMDVTRYGLFYGGVQKNVGPAGVVIVVVRDDLVTEPLPICPTVLSYQVAAKNGSLYNTPPCWNIYVCGLVFKWLREQGGLEEIGARNHEKAALLYDRLDASALFHGTAQRGSRSFMNVTFTTGNAELDAAFVAGAAQQGMTGLKGHRSVGGMRASLYNAVALDGVRQLVSYMDAFEKEHAGESQHENPSCSSSSQSI, from the coding sequence ATGCGCATCGTCAACTTCAATGCGGGGCCCGCGGCTCTGCCCGAAAGTGTGTTGCGCACCGCCGCCTCCGAGATGCTCGACTACCACGGCTGCGGCATGTCCGTCATGGAGATGAGCCACCGCAGCGCCGCCTTCAAGGACATCATCGAGACAGCCGAGGCCGACCTGCGCGTGCTGGCAGGCATACCGGACACCTACCGCGTCCTGTTCATGCAGGGCGGTGGTACGGGCCAGTTCGCCGCCGTCCCCCTCAACCTCATGCGCCACGGCGTTGCAGACTACATCGTTTCGGGCCGCTGGGCGCTCAAGGCTCAGGAGGAGGCCGCCAAGTACGGCGAGGCCCGCATCGTCGCAACGTCAAAGGACACCGGCTACGACCGCATCCCCGACTGCGCCAGCCTGACCCTGGACACCGGCGCCGACTACGTCTACCTCTGCCAGAACGAGACCGTCAACGGCACGGCCTTCCGCGAGCTTCCCGACACAGGCGGCACTCCCCTCGTGGCCGACGTCAGCTCGTGTCTGCTGTCCGAGCCCATGGACGTCACGCGCTACGGTCTGTTCTATGGCGGCGTGCAGAAAAACGTGGGTCCCGCCGGCGTCGTCATCGTCGTCGTGCGCGACGACCTCGTGACCGAGCCGCTGCCCATCTGCCCCACCGTGCTCTCCTACCAGGTCGCTGCCAAGAACGGCTCGCTGTACAACACGCCTCCGTGCTGGAACATCTACGTGTGCGGTCTCGTCTTCAAGTGGCTGCGCGAACAGGGCGGCCTCGAGGAGATCGGCGCCCGCAACCACGAGAAGGCAGCGCTGCTCTACGACCGCCTCGACGCCAGCGCGCTCTTCCACGGCACGGCCCAGCGCGGGAGTCGCTCATTCATGAACGTGACGTTCACGACCGGCAACGCCGAACTCGACGCCGCCTTCGTGGCCGGCGCCGCCCAGCAGGGCATGACGGGCCTCAAGGGCCACCGCAGCGTCGGCGGCATGCGCGCGAGCCTCTATAACGCCGTCGCGCTTGACGGCGTGCGCCAGCTCGTCAGCTATATGGACGCGTTCGAGAAGGAGCATGCCGGCGAGAGCCAGCACGAGAATCCTTCCTGCTCGTCTTCCTCTCAGTCTATCTAG
- a CDS encoding phosphoglycerate dehydrogenase, with product MHLVKTIDNITKRGLTDLGENLQLVDDVNAADAILIRSSSMHDMELPEGICAVARAGAGFNNIPIERFAQQGVVVFNTPGANSNAVKELMVCMFLLASRDVLGGIKWCRDHADDPDIYKDVEKAKKAFVGWEIKGKTVGVIGLGNVGSKVANALVDLGMTVYGYDPYIAVKDAWALSGQVQRVDDLDELCRECDYITIHVPSEPDTVGMIGPEQFAEMKDGITFFNYSRETLVQEQAIADALASGKVRLYVTDFATPGVMKMPNTIVTPHAGAGTAEAEENCAHMALDQLRDYLENGNITNSVNYPAVNLGVCRGACRIAALHANVPNMIGQLTAVLAEAHVNIQRMANDAAGENAYTLFDTDEELDEAAIEKLKGIDGMWRVRVIR from the coding sequence ATGCACCTTGTGAAGACCATCGACAACATCACGAAGAGGGGCCTCACCGACCTGGGCGAGAACCTGCAGCTCGTCGACGACGTCAACGCCGCCGACGCCATCCTCATCCGCAGCTCGAGCATGCACGACATGGAGCTGCCCGAGGGCATCTGCGCCGTCGCCCGTGCCGGCGCCGGCTTCAACAACATTCCGATCGAGCGCTTTGCCCAGCAGGGCGTCGTCGTGTTCAACACGCCCGGCGCGAACAGCAACGCCGTCAAGGAGCTCATGGTCTGCATGTTCCTGCTGGCCAGCCGCGACGTGCTCGGCGGCATCAAGTGGTGCCGTGACCACGCGGATGACCCCGATATCTACAAGGACGTCGAAAAGGCCAAGAAGGCGTTCGTCGGCTGGGAGATCAAGGGCAAGACCGTCGGCGTCATCGGCCTGGGCAACGTCGGCTCCAAGGTGGCAAACGCCCTCGTGGACCTCGGCATGACCGTATACGGCTACGACCCCTACATCGCGGTCAAGGACGCCTGGGCGCTCTCGGGCCAGGTCCAGCGCGTCGACGATCTCGACGAGCTGTGCCGCGAGTGCGACTACATCACGATCCACGTGCCGAGCGAACCCGACACGGTGGGCATGATCGGGCCCGAGCAGTTTGCCGAGATGAAGGACGGCATCACGTTCTTCAACTACTCGCGCGAGACGCTCGTGCAGGAGCAGGCCATCGCCGACGCGCTCGCGAGCGGCAAGGTGCGCCTCTACGTCACGGACTTCGCCACGCCCGGCGTCATGAAGATGCCCAACACGATCGTGACGCCCCACGCCGGCGCCGGCACGGCCGAAGCCGAGGAGAACTGCGCGCACATGGCCCTCGATCAGCTGCGCGACTACCTGGAGAACGGCAACATCACGAACTCGGTCAACTACCCGGCCGTCAACCTGGGCGTCTGCCGCGGGGCCTGCCGCATCGCCGCACTGCACGCCAACGTTCCGAACATGATCGGCCAGCTCACGGCCGTGCTCGCCGAGGCGCACGTCAACATCCAACGCATGGCCAACGACGCGGCCGGCGAGAACGCGTACACGCTGTTCGACACGGACGAGGAGCTCGACGAAGCGGCGATCGAGAAGCTCAAGGGGATCGACGGCATGTGGAGGGTGCGCGTCATCAGGTAG
- a CDS encoding DUF1015 domain-containing protein, producing the protein MEARPFACVRPAARVAGEVAALPYDVYDREEAAAAVEGHPLSFLNIDRPETQFPPEQDMYAPEVYAKARELLDARVEDGTFVDDEAPCYYLYRLTMGEHAQTGFVSCCAIDEYLDGTIKRHENTRAEKELDRIRHIEALDAQTGPIFLAFRPTPELDALAARACSEAPLYDFEADDGVRHTVWRVADPAEVEAIRAAFAEVPCAYIADGHHRAASAVKVGIARREAAQAAGRQLTGEEPFNFFMSVLFPADQLAILPYNRVVRDLGTDVVTGAPRTPERFLADICTDGFTVQASDDPVQPGDSDAKGTVGMFLAGNWWRIYAPELGAKEAADPVASLDVSILQERLLGPVLGIDDPRTSERIAFVGGIRGLGELERRATETGGVAFSMRPTSMDELLAVADAGLLMPPKSTWFEPKLRSGLFIHRI; encoded by the coding sequence ATGGAGGCTCGTCCGTTTGCGTGCGTGAGGCCGGCCGCGAGGGTGGCGGGCGAGGTCGCGGCGTTGCCGTATGACGTGTATGACCGCGAGGAGGCCGCGGCCGCCGTCGAGGGGCACCCGCTGTCGTTTCTGAACATCGATCGGCCCGAGACGCAGTTCCCGCCCGAGCAAGACATGTACGCGCCTGAGGTGTACGCCAAGGCGCGCGAGCTGCTTGATGCTCGCGTCGAGGACGGGACGTTCGTCGATGACGAGGCACCCTGCTACTACCTCTATCGACTGACGATGGGAGAGCATGCGCAGACGGGCTTCGTGAGCTGCTGCGCCATAGACGAGTATCTCGACGGAACCATCAAGCGCCACGAGAACACGCGCGCCGAGAAGGAGCTCGACCGCATCCGGCACATCGAGGCGCTCGATGCGCAGACCGGTCCCATCTTCCTGGCGTTCCGTCCGACACCGGAGCTGGACGCGCTCGCGGCGCGGGCCTGCTCCGAGGCACCGCTCTACGACTTCGAGGCCGACGACGGCGTGCGCCACACCGTCTGGCGCGTAGCTGACCCGGCAGAAGTCGAGGCCATCCGCGCGGCGTTTGCCGAGGTTCCGTGCGCCTACATCGCCGATGGGCATCATCGCGCCGCCTCCGCCGTCAAGGTGGGCATCGCGCGACGCGAGGCTGCCCAGGCGGCCGGGCGGCAGCTCACGGGCGAAGAGCCGTTCAACTTTTTCATGAGCGTGCTGTTCCCGGCTGACCAGCTCGCCATCCTGCCGTACAACCGTGTCGTGCGCGACCTGGGGACCGACGTCGTCACGGGAGCGCCACGCACGCCCGAGCGCTTCCTGGCCGACATCTGCACCGACGGGTTCACCGTGCAGGCCAGTGACGACCCCGTGCAGCCGGGCGACTCCGACGCCAAGGGTACGGTCGGCATGTTCCTCGCCGGCAACTGGTGGCGCATCTACGCACCCGAGCTGGGCGCCAAGGAGGCGGCCGACCCCGTCGCGAGCCTCGACGTCTCCATCTTGCAGGAGCGTCTGCTCGGGCCGGTACTGGGCATCGACGATCCCCGCACGAGCGAGCGCATCGCCTTCGTCGGCGGCATCCGCGGCCTCGGCGAGCTCGAGCGCCGCGCCACCGAGACGGGAGGCGTCGCGTTCTCGATGCGCCCCACGAGCATGGACGAGCTGCTCGCCGTCGCTGACGCCGGCCTGCTCATGCCACCCAAGTCCACCTGGTTCGAGCCAAAGCTCCGCAGCGGTCTGTTCATCCACCGCATCTAG
- a CDS encoding isocitrate lyase/phosphoenolpyruvate mutase family protein has protein sequence MAGMKMLLTRLFSGRGAAVEGGDEVGTMPGVLVVPGVGDARGRLAAQKAGFPAVYLAGTKVAERMLGEADEGLVSPSEMAWVTRHVKEASGSVPVLADAQSGFGNQLTAHFAVLDLVRAGADGVVVSDQAFPAHTDVARVSVGGADEFAARLRAARDACESAGECADLALVAKLDGLGAEGGYDPVGAVNRAMDVCTRGLADAVLVSVPAEQSVLDQLGELVGRLGLPVGAAVRGGVTARADELVAAARDAGLRFVVMPNVCTARVPAGALGAGDAALLLSDPDEASRCGGTGAKGPADAPTAPNIVLGRDPSDADKPARMRAAFRKMCFSGDLVRMVVAPDALAARIAESVGFKAIFAAGYATSASRLALPDRGIADFGLLADNARAIIDAVDIPVFLDGDTGYGDEANIARMVRVYEDMGAAGLFIEDQVWPKRCGHMDGKAVVSREEGVARVAAAAAARRHDDFLIMSRTDAYASYGLDEAIERTKAYHEAGADLCFIEAPKTVEDMCRIPQLFHDAPLMANMIESGKTPLMSDEEIHEAGFTIAVHPCGVVYTEAFAEHRLLSDMVRSGGDMQADIDQMITFPQFNEFVGLDKINAMERSYAQGE, from the coding sequence ATGGCGGGAATGAAGATGCTGCTCACTAGGCTGTTCTCGGGTCGCGGTGCCGCCGTAGAGGGCGGAGACGAGGTTGGGACGATGCCCGGCGTGCTCGTGGTGCCTGGCGTGGGTGATGCCCGGGGTAGGCTCGCCGCGCAGAAGGCCGGCTTTCCCGCCGTGTACCTGGCGGGTACGAAAGTTGCCGAGCGCATGCTGGGGGAGGCCGATGAGGGTCTCGTAAGCCCCTCGGAGATGGCGTGGGTGACGAGGCACGTCAAGGAGGCCTCTGGGAGCGTGCCCGTGCTTGCTGACGCCCAGTCGGGCTTTGGCAACCAGCTGACGGCGCACTTCGCGGTTCTGGATCTCGTGCGCGCCGGTGCCGACGGCGTCGTGGTGAGCGACCAGGCGTTCCCTGCGCACACGGACGTCGCGCGGGTGAGCGTGGGTGGTGCGGACGAGTTTGCCGCACGCCTTCGCGCAGCTCGTGACGCCTGCGAAAGCGCCGGAGAGTGCGCGGACCTGGCCCTTGTGGCCAAACTCGACGGCCTGGGCGCTGAAGGCGGATATGACCCCGTCGGTGCTGTCAACCGCGCGATGGACGTGTGCACACGGGGGCTGGCCGATGCCGTGCTTGTGAGCGTCCCCGCCGAGCAGTCGGTGCTTGACCAGTTGGGCGAACTTGTCGGAAGGCTTGGCCTGCCAGTGGGCGCTGCCGTACGCGGGGGAGTCACGGCCCGGGCAGATGAGCTCGTGGCGGCCGCGCGAGATGCGGGCCTGCGCTTCGTGGTGATGCCCAACGTGTGCACGGCGCGCGTTCCCGCGGGCGCGCTGGGTGCCGGGGACGCGGCCCTTTTGCTGTCGGATCCGGACGAGGCGTCCCGCTGTGGTGGCACAGGTGCGAAAGGCCCGGCAGATGCTCCGACCGCCCCGAACATCGTCTTGGGCCGCGACCCGAGCGACGCCGACAAGCCCGCGCGCATGCGCGCTGCGTTCAGGAAGATGTGCTTCTCAGGCGATCTCGTGCGCATGGTCGTCGCGCCGGACGCGCTGGCGGCGCGCATTGCCGAAAGCGTTGGCTTCAAGGCTATTTTCGCCGCGGGCTATGCCACCTCTGCCAGCCGCCTGGCCCTGCCCGACCGAGGCATAGCCGACTTCGGGCTGCTCGCCGACAACGCGCGCGCCATCATCGATGCTGTGGACATCCCTGTCTTCCTTGACGGTGACACCGGCTATGGCGACGAGGCCAACATCGCCCGCATGGTGCGCGTTTACGAGGACATGGGCGCCGCTGGCCTGTTCATCGAGGACCAGGTGTGGCCCAAGCGCTGCGGCCACATGGATGGCAAGGCTGTCGTGAGCCGCGAGGAGGGCGTCGCTCGCGTGGCCGCCGCCGCAGCGGCCCGTCGACACGATGACTTCCTCATCATGTCACGTACGGACGCCTACGCGAGCTATGGGCTGGACGAGGCTATCGAGCGTACGAAGGCGTATCATGAGGCAGGTGCTGACCTGTGCTTCATCGAGGCGCCCAAGACCGTCGAGGACATGTGCCGCATCCCCCAGCTCTTCCATGATGCACCCCTGATGGCCAATATGATAGAAAGCGGCAAGACGCCGCTGATGAGCGACGAGGAGATTCACGAGGCCGGCTTCACGATCGCCGTCCATCCCTGCGGGGTCGTCTACACAGAGGCGTTCGCCGAGCATCGCCTGCTGTCGGACATGGTGCGCTCCGGCGGAGACATGCAGGCCGATATAGACCAGATGATCACGTTTCCGCAGTTCAACGAGTTCGTGGGGCTCGACAAGATTAACGCGATGGAGCGGAGCTACGCCCAGGGGGAGTAA
- a CDS encoding Sapep family Mn(2+)-dependent dipeptidase: MVDEALLKEVDAYIDEVWPDVLDDMAALIKHDSVADEKKAEEGAPFGPAAHEALLCGLGIAEKLGLEPHDFKGYMGYADLKGASDKQIATIAHVDIVPVGTGWTTDPFTLTKKDGYLLGRGVLDDKGPAVLTLYAAHFFARRGEQLPYTLRCMLGSDEEVGMSDIKHYLAENPEPDFLFTPDAEFPVCCGEKGHFGATFTSPKFTNGNVVKFQGGTVSNAIPGEASITLRADASALPAAEGIDIAAGPKGTAILVAHGKGGHASLPAGTKNAIGMLVDYVRANDLLADEEKPFFELMAAIHGSTDGSTLGIAATDDVFEPLTCIGGTVSMRCGKISQTIDSRYPKSITSDEIGERVTKLAQEWGATVKIGRCSVPFFIDPDSECVKVLIDCYNEVTGKDAKPFTIGGGTYARNFKNAVSFGPEEPSEKNPDWVGIMHGPDEGVSEELMRRSLKIYILAIDKLMGVKF, encoded by the coding sequence ATGGTTGACGAAGCGCTGCTCAAGGAGGTCGACGCCTACATCGACGAGGTGTGGCCCGACGTCCTCGACGACATGGCCGCCCTCATCAAGCACGACAGCGTCGCTGACGAGAAGAAGGCCGAGGAGGGCGCGCCGTTCGGCCCCGCCGCCCACGAGGCGCTGCTCTGCGGCCTGGGCATCGCCGAGAAGCTCGGCCTCGAGCCGCACGATTTCAAGGGCTACATGGGCTACGCCGACCTCAAGGGCGCCTCTGACAAGCAGATCGCCACGATCGCCCACGTCGACATCGTGCCCGTGGGCACCGGCTGGACGACCGACCCCTTCACGCTGACGAAGAAGGACGGCTACCTGCTGGGCCGCGGCGTCCTCGACGACAAGGGCCCGGCTGTCCTGACGCTGTATGCCGCCCACTTCTTCGCGCGCCGCGGCGAGCAGCTTCCCTACACGCTGCGCTGCATGCTCGGCAGCGACGAGGAAGTCGGCATGAGCGATATCAAGCACTACCTCGCCGAGAACCCCGAGCCGGACTTCCTGTTCACGCCCGACGCGGAGTTCCCCGTGTGCTGCGGCGAGAAGGGCCACTTCGGCGCGACGTTCACCTCGCCCAAGTTCACGAACGGCAACGTCGTAAAGTTCCAGGGCGGCACCGTCTCCAACGCCATCCCTGGTGAGGCGTCCATCACGCTGCGCGCCGACGCCTCTGCGCTGCCTGCGGCCGAGGGTATCGACATCGCCGCGGGCCCCAAGGGCACGGCCATCCTCGTCGCCCACGGCAAGGGCGGCCACGCCTCCCTGCCTGCGGGGACGAAGAACGCCATCGGCATGCTCGTCGACTACGTGCGCGCCAATGACTTGCTCGCTGACGAGGAGAAGCCGTTCTTCGAGCTGATGGCGGCCATCCACGGCTCGACGGACGGCTCGACGCTGGGCATCGCGGCAACGGACGACGTGTTCGAGCCGCTGACGTGCATCGGCGGTACCGTCTCGATGCGCTGTGGCAAGATCTCGCAGACGATCGACTCGCGCTATCCCAAGTCCATCACGTCGGACGAGATCGGCGAGCGCGTTACGAAGCTGGCGCAGGAGTGGGGCGCTACCGTCAAGATCGGCCGTTGCTCCGTGCCGTTCTTCATCGACCCCGACTCCGAGTGCGTCAAGGTGCTCATCGACTGCTACAACGAGGTGACCGGCAAGGACGCCAAGCCGTTCACGATCGGCGGCGGCACGTACGCGCGCAACTTCAAGAACGCCGTCAGCTTTGGCCCCGAGGAGCCCAGCGAGAAGAACCCCGACTGGGTCGGCATCATGCACGGCCCGGACGAGGGCGTGAGCGAGGAGCTCATGCGCCGCTCGCTCAAGATCTACATCCTGGCGATCGACAAGCTCATGGGCGTAAAGTTCTAG